AAAGCATCgaaaagtaaattaattgaaattaaaaatgtacAAATTATTGGCGAAATGGATATTGTCCCCTATGATGACCCTCAATGCGACAATAAGAGCATTTTTTTGGTTTATCCATAATGGGTTGATCCATTTCGTTATGGATCCTAGTCGTTGTAGGTCGTCCGGAAGCCTTGCGCTTAGTTTGGGGGTCCGGAATGAAATTAGGACCTGTATATGTTGACCAATAGTCCTCATTTCGCAGGGGGTGGAATTGGACTTGATAAGCCTTATTTATGTAATCAAGGCTGTAAACTAGATcgataaaatttgaaagtggCATATGACCAAATAAACATACAGCTATGACGTGATGACAAGGTAACTGACTAGCTTGGAAGTGACCACAATCACACCACCAATCATTTAATCTGACAGTGAATGAGATTGGTTTTGGCCGATATTGATGGGGGCTCGATATCTCTTGCACCTCAAATTCAGAATTATCTCGATCGTAGCGTTGAACATGACAATATGCAGATTTCTGGTGATTTTGTTGGAGCAAGGCAGTGACGTCTTCTGGATATTGATGACCAGCTCTTAACATAGAGTTTGCCTTTAAGCCGCGTTCAACAAACCAAgcatttatgttttgaaatgtaATTTTCAATAGTGCACAGATAGGTAACGATCGAGCCCCCTTAAGCACAAAGTTCATGCACTCCGTCAAGTTTGTTGTCATGTGCGTGTACCTCCGTCCCCCATCATAAGCCTGAGACCACTTATGTAAGGGGATTTTATCAATCCAAGCTACTGCTTATGGGAATTGGGACCTCATAGCTGAAAGTTTTGCTTGCACGGTAGGTTGTTTGACTTCGtatgtgaaaaagaaatataaaatgaaatgaaaaaatattttgtgcaTGTGGAATGTAAAGTTAGGAAAATGTCGTACCCAAGTTAATGAATTATTTCTTGAGATCGGCATTTTTGAAGCGGTTGTTGAAGTTGGAACCTAGATGACATATGTAGTAGACGGAGTGAAGATTGCTTGATTCTCAGTCAACTTCTTCCGATCGTAGGGCTGACAAAATGCCCTTGCCTCTATCAGTAATTAGGCATAGATTTGGTTGAGGAGTTACATGCTCTTGTAGTAGTTGAAAAAACCAAATCAATGCCTCTTTTGTCTCACCTTCTACTATTGCAAATGCCAAAGGAAATATGTTTCTATTTCCATCCTGAGCAATTGTAGTTAGCAAGGTGGCATGATATCTGCCTGTTAAAAAAGTTCCATCAACTTGAACAACAAGTTTACAATACTTAAAACCTTCAATGCATGGTCCAAATGCCCATAAGTAACGTTCCATAATGTATGTAGATGTCCCATCCTCACCATCAACATTAACTAGAGGATCggaaagttgaaaaattgtCCCGGGATTAGTTTGTTGGGCAGCTTGTAACCATCTGGGAACTTCATTATAAGATTGGTCCCAATCACCATACTCCATGGTAATTGCTTTTTCCTTCGCTATCCATGCTCTTCTATATGTGGTCGTGTATCCGTAACGACTTTTTATGTATGCGACCAAGCTTTTGATGCGAATGCTTGGATTTGTCCGAaccaaatgaaaaacaatggaAGCAATTTTGGTGGAATCCAGATTATAGTGATCTTGTGAAATTAATGTAGAGAAACATGTATGTGTACCATAAATGGACTTAATTTTCCAATGATGTGTGATTTTAGTGTAACTAGCCCTCAAACGCCATTGACATCCATTGTTGTAATGGATGCATCGTGCAACATAAAGATGGGGTTTCGATTCTACCACATTGAAGCTGTATCCATTGGTGATGTGATAATGTTTGATGGCAAACATTGTTGCCTcttttgaatcgaattgcatGTGTTCTTGTAGTTCGACTTCCCCATATGAAATGTAATCGATAGTAGGAACCAGAACAATTTCTTGATCATCTGCATTGTCTTCATAAAAATCATCGAAAGTAAACTCTTCGACAATGTCTGGAATGACAAGTTCGTCTTCGATTGGATTAGACGAAGAAGATCCTTCATAATTTCATGAACTTATTATGAACACGTTGGTAGAAGTATTGGTATGCAGAGAAGTATTGATAGAAGAACAAATGGTAGTGTGATTGTATATATAAGCGTTTCAGTTTTCAGAATCAAAAGGTGTGGGTTGGGGGtgcgaaaaaaaaaaggatttagAGAAAACGTGCACCCCCTACACGTTTTCATATAGATGGTTTGTGGATCACCGGGGGAGAACAAGATATAGATGGTTGCTGTAATtcatttagtttattttctttgcttttcattttaagtTATGTGCAAGttgttaatcattttatttttctttaattagtacaatattttaaacttttttattaatggaGTAGAAATTGTATGacaaaaatatgttatgttGTAATCAATTATATGGACCATGTTATCCATGACCACAATTAATTTGgtgcaaaaatacgtactctaATCGATTACCTTCAtagtgtaatcgattaccatcaTCAATTTTTGACATGTGATGCGAAGGTAATCGATTACAGATTAAGTTAATCGATTACAGCTTACCTTAATCGATTAAATAATACCCGTAATCGATTAATGCGTGGTCCTGcaacaaaattgtaaaatgtaatcgattacacaaaGCATGTAATTGATTAACGAACTAACAGGAGCTCCTGGATGAGAATTTTTAacttggtaatcgattacagaaGCCCTGTAATCGATTAACAGGAGATTTTGGGAAACAAATTTCAcgttgtaatcgattacactaaccctgtaatcgattacaacttGTCTTCCActataaaaacaacattttctCTCTCCGTCGCTGCACACCACAAACCCTCATTGCGCCCCCATTGCCTCCACCGTGTTTTCACCATTATGCCTTCATTTCTTAACCAAATCAACTCCTGTTCATTGCAATCTTTCTGATTTTCAATTCTCCACAAAACCCACCGATTAAAATCTTCAGAAACACCCAAAAATGGCTGAATCTTCAAGAAAACGCAAGACTAAAACTGGTGCTCGCCGTCGCCGTGGTGTCGTCGTCAACGAACCTGATGAAATGATTGCACCCTCACAGCGACAAAGACTCTTCTCTTTCGTAGCATAATATGAAAGGTATACTTCAAAATTTTCCGGCAGAGATATTATTGAACCCAGATATCCTGATGATTTTATTGCCAAACAAAACTTTGAGTGCTATGATATACTGCACAACTTAGGATTATTACCTTTTTTGACTAATCGTCAATGTTATTATCCGGAGTTAGTTAGAGTCTTTTATTCTAACTTACAAATTACTGATGAAGGGGTTATTCTTAGTGAAGTTAAGCATGTCAAGattagaataaatataaatatgttttatcgTATAACTAGTTGGGGACTCAAGGTGTCTGTTTTGAGGGAAACATGGTGGAGAAATGGAGAGATGATTATTCTAGTCACAATGCAAAATTAATGATTTGTCGTGACAATGTAAATATTAGAGGAAGAATATTGGCAGGCCAAATGAAAGTGGAAACACGTATCCTGCACTACATCATATGTCGATGCTTGGTGCCCCGATCAACTAACCTTGCCCAAGCTACTGAAGAAGACATTATCTTAATGTGGCCAATGCTAATCGGAAGGCAGCTTAACTAGGGTCATCTGGTTAGATATCGCATGAAAAAGGCATTAAGAGACCATACCCCTTTACCATATGCAAATCACATTACTgacattttaattaagtttaatattCCTCTAGAAGATGAACCATTTGAGGAGGTTAATTGGAGAACAAGTCCAATTGGTGCTGACGTTATTCATTCCTTTGGTTttgtaaaaaactaaaatggtCAATGGGTTTATAAACGTGATATGCAGGATACATCTATTCATGATGACCGCACACCATCTCCACCGCCCAGTCTACCCAGGATGCATCTGCTGCTATGCTTAATGATATTATCCACGAAATCCGCAATCTCCGGGCTTTTGTTGGTTCAAGATTTAATAGTATAGATGCTCGGGTTGGTCAACTTGAGGAAGACATGGCTTATGTGTGGCGCCAATTTCATCCTTCTAAGATTCATTTTGAtctttatttcattcaaaaactttgtatttatttaatgtacttTCACATTGACATTATTATTGGTTATGTTAGTACTTTAATTGATTgtaatgatttttttcattattatcactgttttttgtttcatattCGACTATATCATATATCATTGCTTTCCTATCCGgtaaaatttttgttaacatttttttttcaaaaaattacgcatgtaatcgattacagttcgtacgtaatcgattacattatACCCAGAACACTACAACACatgcagtaatcgattacatcaTACGGTAATTGATTACTGCATGAAAAACGTTACCCCCTACACGATTTCATGTAAAAATGTGCACCCCCACATGactttctttaaaaatagtGCACCCCCCACACGATTTCACTTGCTGACTAATTTTGACCAGAAAATGTTTGGGGGCCTGACTATTTCTTCATACGAAAACGTTCTACCCCCACACGTTTTGCCcattttcgtaatttttttaaaatgtgccTAGTTCAGTTATAATGCCAACTGAATTGCCTATAAGGGAAAAAAACCTTCATTTTCTAATGAAAGTATTATCTTTTTATACCATATTTCTCTCCTCCTAAAACTTCTATATGTTATCTAGAGTTGCGTATAATCCAAAGTGTCTGAGGTGGTAACATCGAGTATTCCTGTTCAGTGCTAAAAAGTGTGGTTCAGCATGAGGTATTCTTTGGTAGATAATGTGTGTTTCTTGGCTGAAAAATGTGAAGGTAGAAAAAACCTCAAGATTTGATCAAGGTAGAATCATGGCTGGAATGGGAGGGATAATATAAGGTTTGTTGTCAATCTTTGATGGCAAGATGTTTGATGATTGGCGCATTAAGATGTTGGCCATCTTTGGCTTTCATGATGTGGCGGAAGTAATGTGTGACAGACTGGTGGAGATTGGTTCGAAAGCCactaaagaaaagaagaaaagttacAAGATGATGCAGAAACTTAATAGTAAGGCTCATTTCCTTATCTATTAATGTGTAAGTCCCAAGATCTTCAACACGATCTCAAGAGCAACTACTGCTAGAGAATGTTGGGAAATTCTGGTCAAGACCTATTGTGATGGAGACAAGAATAAGAAAGGAAAGCTTCAAACCTTACGAAGACAATTTGAGTTCTTGGatatggatgaaaaaaaaaactataatagatttttttgaTAAAGTTCAGGAGCATGTTAATGTCATGTAGGGATGTAAAGACAATACTACATATCAACAAGTCGTGGACAAGATCCTATGAACACTACCCTAAAGGTTTGATCACGCGGTTCTTACGATTGAAAAAACACAGGATCTGGAAAAGATGGAGATTGAAGAACTTCAACACTCCTTGGAGGCACACGAATATCGCATCAATGAAAGGAAACACTGCCAAGAACAGACACTGCATGTTCACTCATAGTATAAAGGCAAAACAAAGGGTTCAAGAAAACTGATAAGGTTAACACCAAAGGGAAATTACTGGAACAAAAGAGTGGTGAGTGACACTATAATAAGTGTTACTCATTTTAAAGTATTTGGCTCAATTTGTTACAAATGCATACCTCACCAGCTTAAAAGGAAATTAGATGATAAAGTTGTTCCTCTAATCGTGGTTGACTACCACTTAACTAGATGATTGAATTGTTTGATCCTTAGGATATTGCCACCACACCAGATGGTAATTTTGTCCATTTTGCTCTCATAGTTAAGGTATAACTTGTTGAATTCGAGTAGGTAGTGGTTGATATGAGGTGGTTGAAGGCGTTGCAAGAAGAAATTGATTCTATTGAGAAGAATCAGACTTTGGGAGTTGACAAATTTACCTCTTGATAAGAAGCCTATAACTCTAAAGTGggtttataaagaaaaaataaacccACAAGGAGTGATAGTGAGATATAAGGCCAAATTATTAGCTAAAGGGTTTCAGCAGAAAGTTAGAATTGACTATAGGGAATTGAATGCACATGTTGCAAGAATTGAAACAACAAGGCTTGTAGTTTCACTTGCAACATAGCTTCGTTGGCCAATGCATCAACTTTAAAATCAGCCTTCTTAAATGGCAAACTGATGAGGAAGTATATGTGATGCAACCACAAGGATTTGAAATTAAAGAGCATGAACACATGTTGTATAGGTTGAAAAAGGCACTTTATGGTCTTAAAGCCTGGAAAAGGTGAATTGGTGGTTTCATGAGTGAAATTTGATTTGAGAAATGTGCATCCAATCACGGTGTGTATGTAAGATGTTGTCATAGtcagagaaaagatgaaaagttGATTGTGTGTTTGTATGTTAATGAACTTATTGTCACTAGCAGTAGTGAAGAATTGATATCCAATTTTAAGCATCAAATGTTGAATGAATTCGAGATGATTGATCTAGGCAGGCTAAGTTACTTTCTCATAATAGAATTTACAGAAACTAATGTGTTGTAATGCACCAATCAGGATATGCGATGGAGTTGTTAAAGAAGTTTGAGATGCACAAGTGTACCCCTGCCAAAACACCAGTAGAAGTAGGGCTAAGTTTAGAGAAAGAACTAGAGGAAGGGGCTATAAATCCCATTGTCTATAGACAGGTAGTTGGTAGCCTAAGGTACATTTACAACACAAGGTCTGATTTAAACTTTAGTGTTGGCCTAATCAATAGATATATGCAGACCTCGAGACACTCACATTTGAATGCTGCGAAAAGTATTTTGCATTATCTGCAAGGTACACATTGCTTTGGAATTATATTTCCAAAGGTGAATCAAAGGTTGCACTAAGTATCACTGCTTATTCAGATGCATATGATGCATATTAGTGTGGAGACAAGAGGGACAAGAAAAGCATAACatgatatattttctttcatggAAAATCACTTGTTTCATGGATTTTAGCAAAGGAGTCAGTGATGGCTCTGTCCTCTTGTGAAGTAGAATATGTAACACCCCACCAAAGGAGTCTAATATATTGTTTACTTGTGTAAGGGAAATTCATTTGTATTCATATAGCAAATAatagactaaaaaaaatacaccaCTCGAATGTATCGTCTATTaatatacatgatatttatgcgaataaaatgttaacatacATATAAGTGTTTGTAATAGAAGTTTATTTATACTTTAACAGACAACTAAAGGTACTTTTAGTTTGAAATACATCATAAACAAGTTACACCATATCAATTGTAACTTTAATAGAATCCAAAGTTACATGAAAAGTTAAGCTAGACAATCTCATTGTTATATGTTAGGTCTCCATTTTCTTcctttgaaaaataaagaaagtaaggTTGAGTTTTTCCTTTAACTCTAAAACTTCATCATAGAACATTTCAAAATATGGTCATTTGAATAAACTttcaattgaatgaaacatctttacaaaagtttaaatcttcataatatcataattaaccatgccaaaaatatcaaaatcaagttaatcaataaaataatcatttccgcatgttttaaatttaggatATCAAAATCCTCATTATCaatcttttaataatcatattcgTATAATTTTGAGTTTCAACTCATCAGTATATTCATCGtatattctttctttatatactTTGGGTCCCAAACACTGCCATTAGACCTTTCCGAATCATAATAATGGTCTTACGCCAATATGGATAGTGCCAGTAGGCCAAACATTCTCATGGATACAATGTGTGTGTTATGCGTTATTCCACCTTCTTGATCTTACAGTATAGTCAAGAGGACGATCGATAATAAAGTGTGAGGCTTGTGAATTTTCAAATACCCGGCTAATTGGGTACGTCAATCTAGGATATCTATGTCACCACCCTCCATTATCCTAGGTCTACCAAACCTTTCTCTAGACTTTATACCCAGTATATCTCTATACTATCCATACattcctttttattctttatttttgtactaTGATTTATAATCATCCTTTcacattatttttgtaattcttgaaactttcacaaaattttggtagcataacaacTACGtttctatttttcataattttcaaaataatcaaaacaaccaaattaaaaagagtTTAAAATCAACAACCAAGAATAAATCAATCTTTCACAATAACTTTACAGAACATTATTCAaaacaataatcataattaaaacataattttcgtataaaatcttataagtaaaatagcaaacttgttttatttataactttttgtgtAAAACATCAAATAAGATGATTCTTGAACCTAACCCTAGGTTTTCATATCcaaagaatatatttttcaactcaaaatttcaagatAATGTATGAAAATTTCAGAATCAAGAAGACAAATTGTAGACTTAAAGAAAACTTGTTAAGATAAAGACTTCCAGATTTGAGATAGACCTCATACCTTGGAGATGCTAATTATACTCTAAGATGGAAATGAAGACCTCAAGGTGTTGAAATCCCTTTCCTACTTCAATTTTCTCACAAGATTTTAGACCTCTCTTTCTCTATGTTGTAGGATTTGTGAAGAAGATGTGGGAAATGAAGTCGTATTTATAGGAAAAACCTTATACAAATGGATAAGGAGGAATTGATGGTGGATTTATGAGATTCCTTAGTGaggataattttattttcatcatctagAGAAGCTGGGTCGAAatctctatt
This region of Vigna unguiculata cultivar IT97K-499-35 chromosome 5, ASM411807v1, whole genome shotgun sequence genomic DNA includes:
- the LOC114184595 gene encoding uncharacterized protein LOC114184595 yields the protein MEYGDWDQSYNEVPRWLQAAQQTNPGTIFQLSDPLVNVDGEDGTSTYIMERYLWAFGPCIEGFKYCKLVVQVDGTFLTGRYHATLLTTIAQDGNRNIFPLAFAIVEVAWIDKIPLHKWSQAYDGGRRYTHMTTNLTECMNFVLKGARSLPICALLKITFQNINAWFVERGLKANSMLRAGHQYPEDVTALLQQNHQKSAYCHVQRYDRDNSEFEVQEISSPHQYRPKPISFTVRLNDWWCDCGHFQASQLPCHHVIAVCLFGHMPLSNFIDLVYSLDYINKAYQVQFHPLRNEDYWSTYTGPNFIPDPQTKRKASGRPTTTRIHNEMDQPIMDKPKKCSYCRIEGHHRGQYPFRQ